One part of the Musa acuminata AAA Group cultivar baxijiao chromosome BXJ1-5, Cavendish_Baxijiao_AAA, whole genome shotgun sequence genome encodes these proteins:
- the LOC103985017 gene encoding transcription factor GHD7-like, whose protein sequence is MIAAMSSSSLCDVCRGAGGACPRCTDLNRAIPTMFSEPMRGPEALHEFQFFGHDDSVAWMFNDPKDHVPPAEESHAAAAGGFKYLDGLGDACDPGHGLTFDVCLNTTRPPEPIPVSMAALAMGQAASGATIMSFSGSTFTDASSGSNKEAGEAMVAAGQGDPSMEREAKIMRYKEKRKKRRYEKQVRYASRKAYAEMRPRIKGRFAKTPETSQPPAEPPYDPDRLDFRWFHS, encoded by the exons ATGATCGCGGCCATGTCGTCGTCCAGCCTATGCGACGTGTGCCGCGGCGCGGGCGGCGCGTGCCCCCGCTGCACCGACCTCAACCGCGCGATCCCGACGATGTTCAGCGAGCCGATGCGCGGCCCCGAAGCGCTGCATGAGTTCCAGTTCTTCGGCCACGACGACTCGGTGGCCTGGATGTTCAACGATCCAAAGGATCATGTGCCGCCGGCGGAGGAGAGCCACGCGGCGGCCGCCGGAGGCTTCAAGTATCTTGATGGCCTGGGTGATGCTTGTGACCCCGGCCATGGGCTGACCTTTGACGTCTGCTTGAACACCACCAGGCCGCCGGAACCCATCCCGGTCTCCATGGCGGCTTTGGCCATGGGGCAGGCAGCGTCGGGTGCCACCATC ATGTCCTTCTCGGGCAGCACATTCACGGACGCTTCAAGTGGGAGCAACAAGGAAGCTGGAGAAGCCATGGTTGCTGCAGGTCAAGGCGACCCGAGCATGGAGAGGGAGGCCAAGATCATGAGGTACAAGGAGAAGCGGAAGAAACGGAGGTACGAGAAGCAGGTACGGTACGCGTCAAGGAAGGCGTACGCTGAGATGAGGCCGAGGATAAAGGGGCGGTTCGCCAAGACGCCGGAGACGAGCCAGCCGCCGGCGGAGCCACCTTACGATCCTGATAGACTTGACTTTAGATGGTTCCACTCCTag